In Pleomorphomonas sp. T1.2MG-36, a single window of DNA contains:
- the rnc gene encoding ribonuclease III: MNNHQAQVLEALEGRLQYHFKDRTGLLRALTHRSAVPGDQVAHESYQRHEFLGDRVLALVVAEMLFSTYPREEEGDLARRLNQLVRRETCAEVASDLDLGSVLRLGAGERQSGGRRKEAILGDVAEAVIAAIYLDGGFDAAKDFVLRNWKPRMESLSGPLRDSKTLLQEWAQGRGQGLPGYSIVERSGPDHAPMFRVLVTIDGEAAGEGQGKSKREAEQAAAAEALAKRAG, from the coding sequence ATGAACAATCATCAGGCACAAGTCCTGGAGGCGCTCGAAGGGCGCCTCCAGTATCATTTCAAGGATCGTACGGGGCTTCTTCGGGCGCTCACTCATCGCAGCGCCGTGCCCGGCGATCAGGTCGCACACGAAAGCTATCAACGCCACGAGTTCCTGGGCGATCGCGTGCTGGCTTTGGTGGTGGCGGAAATGCTGTTTTCCACCTATCCGCGCGAGGAGGAGGGCGATCTCGCCCGTCGGCTCAACCAGTTGGTTCGCCGCGAGACCTGCGCCGAGGTGGCCAGTGACCTCGATCTCGGCTCGGTGCTGCGGCTTGGAGCCGGCGAGCGCCAGTCGGGTGGCCGGCGCAAAGAAGCGATTCTTGGCGATGTGGCCGAGGCGGTGATCGCCGCCATCTATCTCGATGGCGGATTCGACGCGGCGAAGGATTTTGTCCTGCGCAACTGGAAACCCCGCATGGAGAGCCTCAGCGGCCCGTTGCGCGACTCCAAAACGCTCCTGCAGGAGTGGGCGCAGGGGCGCGGGCAGGGGCTTCCGGGCTATTCCATTGTTGAGCGTTCCGGTCCCGACCATGCGCCGATGTTTCGCGTCCTGGTCACCATCGACGGCGAAGCCGCGGGCGAGGGGCAGGGCAAGTCGAAGCGCGAGGCCGAACAAGCAGCCGCCGCCGAGGCGCTTGCCAAGCGGGCGGGGTGA
- the acpS gene encoding holo-ACP synthase, translating into MIIGIGSDLIDIRRVEKTLERFGERFVKRVFTDVERERSDRRANRAASYAKRFAAKEACSKALGTGIRMGVNWREMGVVNLPTGQPTMRLEGSAAMRLAALTPKGLVPRIDVTITDDYPLAQAFVVISAWPSDWPTIGGG; encoded by the coding sequence ATGATCATCGGCATCGGATCAGACCTCATCGATATCCGCCGTGTCGAGAAGACGCTCGAGCGCTTCGGCGAGCGCTTCGTGAAGCGCGTGTTCACCGATGTCGAACGCGAGCGCTCCGATCGCCGGGCCAATCGCGCCGCCTCCTATGCCAAGCGCTTCGCCGCCAAGGAGGCCTGCTCGAAGGCGCTGGGCACCGGAATTCGCATGGGCGTCAACTGGCGCGAGATGGGGGTCGTCAATCTTCCGACCGGTCAGCCGACCATGCGGCTCGAAGGCTCGGCGGCGATGCGACTCGCGGCGCTGACGCCGAAAGGGCTGGTTCCCCGCATCGACGTGACCATCACCGACGACTACCCGCTGGCGCAGGCCTTCGTGGTGATCTCGGCCTGGCCATCCGACTGGCCGACCATAGGCGGCGGGTGA
- the lepB gene encoding signal peptidase I, translating to MSATKQRAESKDGFWETVKVIVEALLLALVVRTFLFQPFSIPSGSMMHTLLIGDYLFVSKYSYGYSKYSFPFGLAPFEGRIWASAPKAGDIVVFKLPADHSTDYIKRVIGLPGDKIQMRSGVLYINGQPVKRENTGEFAEKGPFGNEIKAQIWRETLPNGVSYDTLDMGTTAGDDTREFEVPPGHYFMMGDNRDNSADSRIDGSGVGYVPFDHLVGKAQVIFFSIDESAKPWMFWTWPWTVRVDRMLSMLN from the coding sequence ATGTCGGCGACCAAACAGCGCGCGGAATCCAAGGACGGCTTTTGGGAGACGGTCAAGGTGATCGTCGAGGCACTGCTTCTCGCACTCGTGGTGCGCACCTTCCTGTTTCAGCCCTTTTCGATTCCGTCGGGCTCGATGATGCACACGTTGCTCATCGGCGACTATCTGTTCGTTTCGAAATACTCCTATGGCTACAGCAAGTACTCGTTCCCCTTCGGACTTGCTCCGTTTGAAGGCCGCATCTGGGCAAGCGCCCCCAAGGCCGGCGACATCGTCGTGTTCAAGCTGCCTGCCGATCATTCGACGGACTACATCAAGCGGGTCATCGGCCTGCCGGGCGACAAGATTCAGATGAGGTCGGGCGTCCTTTACATCAACGGCCAGCCGGTTAAGCGCGAGAACACCGGCGAGTTCGCGGAGAAAGGGCCGTTCGGCAACGAGATCAAGGCGCAGATCTGGCGCGAAACACTGCCCAACGGCGTCTCCTACGACACGCTCGACATGGGCACCACGGCTGGCGACGACACGCGCGAGTTCGAGGTGCCGCCGGGGCATTACTTCATGATGGGCGACAATCGCGACAATTCCGCTGACAGTCGCATCGACGGGTCCGGCGTCGGCTACGTGCCATTCGACCATCTGGTCGGCAAGGCTCAGGTCATCTTCTTCTCGATCGACGAAAGCGCCAAGCCCTGGATGTTCTGGACCTGGCCCTGGACGGTACGCGTCGACCGCATGCTTTCCATGCTGAACTGA